The DNA region AGTTTTACCATTTCGGCATTATTATTTTCTACTGCCCACATCAAAGCAGTATATCCGTTTCTGTCAGCTATATCAAGTTTAGCACCTTTCTCTACAAAAAGTTTTGCTATTTCTGTATTATTATTATTGATTGCTAAAACTAAGGCAGTATGTCTATCATTATTTACTACATTAAGGTCTGCTTTCATATCTATAAGAAACTCTGCCACTTGCATGTTTTCTTTAGTTATTACTTTTAGAGACGCTATTCTCATAAGAACCGTATTGCCGTTATTATCTTGTACATTTATATGGACTTTTTTATTATATACATAGTCTTTTACTCTCTCCATATGAGCATAACTAGCCCAAAATAAAAAACCTTGCTCATCTGCAGTTATATTATATAAATTTGATGAAAACAATGTAAAAAATATAAGTAGCAATAAAGTATTTCTCATTTTACAACCTCAACAATATATAAGTATAACAAAATATTGATTTTTCTCAATATTTTTTATGATAATCTATTATTGAAAATTATTAAATATATGTTATTATAAAGAAAAAAGATAGTGAGTTATTAAATGACATTAACTAATGTAGTAACAATAAAAAGCAAAAATGGTATGCATTTAAGACCTGCTGGAGTATTATCTCAAATAGCAAGTAAAATAGAATATTCCGATTTAGGCATATTTTTGCTTTATAATGGCGTAAGAGCAGATGCAAAAAGTGTATTTAATATTATGGGATTAGGTGCTTTTTGCGATGCTAAATTAATACTTGAAATTGAATATGAAGAAGGAATGGAAGAAGCAGCTCAAAATGCTGAAAAAGAACTTTTGTATTTCTTTGAAGAAGGCTATATTAATGCAGAAGTTCCTGAAGAAGAAGAGTAAGAAACAAATATTCATTTCAAAATAAATACTTTCAGGTTGTAAACTATGATTAGCTATTCAATAATAACCATGCTTATAATCTCAATAATAGTAGTAATGATACTAACTATTAAGTTTAAAGTACATCCTTTTATTGCCATGTTAATGGCTGCCATATTTCTATCATTTACACTACATGTGCCTACAAATAGAAATCCTAATTATATAAATGAAATTGCTTCTCTAATAAGCAAAGGTTTTGGAAATGCTTTGGGAAGTGTTGGAATTATAATAGTTTTGGGCAGTATTATTGGTAATATACTCGAGATGTCTGGGGCTACATATAAACTCGGTGAGATAATTTTAAAAATAGTTGGAAAATCACACCCTGCCCTTGCTATGAATATATTAGGTTTTATTGTTTCTATACCTGTGTTTTGTGATTCTGGATATTTAATATTAACTCCATTAAGAAAAGCATTAGCAAAAAAAAGCGGAGCTTCGCCTGTTGCCTTATCTGTGGCACTATCAACAGGTTTATATGCTTCTCATGCATTAATACCTCCTACTCCAGGACCTGCTGCAGTTATTAATCTTTTTAATTTACAAGAACATTTATTTACCGTTATAGCTATAGGGCTCATTGTGGCTATACCTACTTCTTTATCTGGTGCTATATATGGTATATTTATATCAAAATATGTTAAAAAGAAGGAATACAAGAAAAATAATTATAGTTATGAAAGTGTTATTGATGATATGGAAAAGCTTCCTTCTGCATTCAAATCATTTGCACCTATATTTGTACCAATTATACTTATGGC from Brachyspira pilosicoli P43/6/78 includes:
- a CDS encoding GntP family permease — its product is MISYSIITMLIISIIVVMILTIKFKVHPFIAMLMAAIFLSFTLHVPTNRNPNYINEIASLISKGFGNALGSVGIIIVLGSIIGNILEMSGATYKLGEIILKIVGKSHPALAMNILGFIVSIPVFCDSGYLILTPLRKALAKKSGASPVALSVALSTGLYASHALIPPTPGPAAVINLFNLQEHLFTVIAIGLIVAIPTSLSGAIYGIFISKYVKKKEYKKNNYSYESVIDDMEKLPSAFKSFAPIFVPIILMAIGSIVRFNSLHLNEDSFIKNIFIFLGEPTMALFIGFLFSLLLIHNFNRDEMYMWIGDGVRDSGNILVIVGASGAFAEVLKSTELTNIIFELGDVFASVNLGLVLPFLLASILKISLGSSTISVVTVASLFAPLLDTLGYTTPISQVLVLMSIGAGSMVFSHINDSYFWVVVELSGLSVQDAYKARTLATVVQGATALIIIMIFSFLLK
- a CDS encoding HPr family phosphocarrier protein, giving the protein MTLTNVVTIKSKNGMHLRPAGVLSQIASKIEYSDLGIFLLYNGVRADAKSVFNIMGLGAFCDAKLILEIEYEEGMEEAAQNAEKELLYFFEEGYINAEVPEEEE
- a CDS encoding ankyrin repeat domain-containing protein, whose amino-acid sequence is MRNTLLLLIFFTLFSSNLYNITADEQGFLFWASYAHMERVKDYVYNKKVHINVQDNNGNTVLMRIASLKVITKENMQVAEFLIDMKADLNVVNNDRHTALVLAINNNNTEIAKLFVEKGAKLDIADRNGYTALMWAVENNNAEMVKLLINKRANVFLKTKDGETAYSIAKTKGNSLIIRMLEIAEAS